The following are encoded in a window of Sphaerisporangium siamense genomic DNA:
- the pdhA gene encoding pyruvate dehydrogenase (acetyl-transferring) E1 component subunit alpha: MTDRHQGGRPGPLLPSERPVRFLTDGGTPARGRHPYPEPDQELLLRAYRRMVVGRRFDAQATALTKQGRLAVYPSSRGQEACQVGAVLALDDGDWLFPTYRESVALVTRGIPPVEVLSLLRGDAHCGYDPHRHHVAPQCTPLATQTVHAAGLAYAERRKGSGRVVLVFVGDGATSEGDFHEALNFAAVFRAPVVFLVQNNRYAISVPLERQTAAPALAYKGIGYGVRSEQVDGNDAVAVLAVLGAAVAHARSGGGPFLVEAHTYRLEPHTNADDATRYRADAETEQWRRRDPIARLKAYLRRSGRLGDDEAAAIAAEAEEVAARLRAGMNADPDLAPLDLFAHVYREPTPQLAEQRALLRSELQAEEVPA, from the coding sequence ATGACGGATCGACACCAGGGCGGCCGCCCCGGGCCGCTGCTTCCCTCGGAGCGGCCGGTCCGCTTCCTGACCGACGGCGGCACGCCCGCGCGCGGCCGTCACCCCTACCCCGAACCCGATCAGGAATTGCTCCTGCGGGCCTACCGGCGCATGGTCGTGGGCCGCCGCTTCGACGCCCAGGCCACCGCGCTCACCAAGCAGGGCCGCCTCGCCGTCTACCCCTCCAGCCGGGGGCAGGAGGCGTGCCAGGTCGGCGCCGTGCTCGCCCTCGACGACGGCGACTGGCTGTTCCCCACCTACCGGGAGTCGGTCGCGCTGGTGACCCGCGGCATCCCCCCGGTCGAGGTCCTCTCGCTGCTGCGGGGCGACGCCCACTGCGGCTACGACCCGCACCGCCACCACGTCGCGCCGCAGTGCACGCCGCTGGCCACCCAGACCGTGCACGCCGCCGGTCTCGCCTACGCCGAACGGCGCAAGGGGAGCGGCCGCGTCGTGCTCGTCTTCGTCGGCGACGGCGCGACCAGCGAGGGCGACTTCCACGAGGCGCTGAACTTCGCCGCCGTGTTCCGGGCGCCGGTGGTGTTCCTGGTGCAGAACAACAGGTACGCCATCTCGGTGCCGCTGGAGCGGCAGACCGCGGCGCCCGCCCTGGCGTACAAGGGCATCGGGTACGGCGTGCGGTCGGAGCAGGTGGACGGGAACGACGCCGTGGCGGTGCTCGCCGTGCTCGGCGCCGCCGTCGCGCACGCGCGCTCGGGCGGAGGGCCGTTCCTCGTCGAGGCGCACACCTACCGCCTGGAACCGCACACCAACGCCGACGACGCCACCCGGTACCGCGCGGACGCGGAGACCGAACAGTGGCGGCGGCGCGACCCGATCGCCCGCCTGAAGGCGTACCTGCGCCGCAGCGGGCGGCTCGGCGACGACGAGGCGGCCGCGATCGCCGCCGAGGCCGAGGAGGTCGCGGCCCGGCTGCGCGCCGGGATGAACGCCGACCCCGACCTCGCCCCCCTCGACCTGTTCGCCCACGTCTACCGGGAGCCGACGCCGCAACTGGCCGAGCAGCGCG
- a CDS encoding Lrp/AsnC family transcriptional regulator, whose translation MDHLSFPALPDADPAGRSAALDDVDHAILRELSADGRMSMRALAERVRVSRSNVYARVERMVEDGVITGFTARIDPARAGLGLTAYVLVTIDQNAWRTVSGTLCDVPYVQHLAFVGGDVDLIMLVRAPGTAALRDIVLARIHAVEGVRSTRTWLVFEEQAGPLAPGGTASHDAV comes from the coding sequence ATGGACCATCTGTCGTTCCCCGCGTTGCCGGACGCCGATCCGGCGGGACGATCGGCGGCGCTCGACGACGTCGACCACGCGATCCTGCGCGAGCTGAGCGCCGACGGGCGCATGTCGATGCGCGCCCTCGCCGAACGCGTGCGCGTCTCCCGGTCGAACGTCTACGCGCGGGTCGAGCGCATGGTCGAGGACGGGGTCATCACCGGGTTCACCGCCCGCATCGATCCGGCCCGCGCCGGGCTCGGCCTCACGGCGTACGTCCTGGTCACCATCGACCAGAACGCGTGGCGGACGGTGTCCGGCACGCTGTGCGACGTGCCCTATGTCCAGCATCTGGCGTTCGTCGGCGGCGACGTGGACCTCATCATGCTGGTGCGCGCGCCCGGCACCGCCGCGCTGCGCGACATCGTCCTCGCCAGGATCCACGCGGTCGAGGGCGTCCGCTCCACCCGCACCTGGCTGGTCTTCGAGGAGCAGGCCGGGCCGCTCGCCCCCGGGGGAACGGCGTCGCACGACGCCGTCTGA
- a CDS encoding sulfurtransferase TusA family protein, with the protein MTAGQGGAPVVMDGGDRRCVQLLIELRRLVAELPAGTVVHLIATDPAAPIDLPAWCHLTGHAYLGPVSAGERPTYALQVRTEARATHPQSPWRISGP; encoded by the coding sequence ATGACCGCCGGGCAGGGCGGCGCGCCCGTGGTGATGGATGGTGGCGACCGCCGCTGCGTCCAACTCCTGATCGAGCTGCGCCGTCTGGTCGCGGAGCTGCCCGCGGGCACCGTCGTGCATCTGATCGCCACCGACCCGGCCGCGCCGATCGACCTGCCCGCCTGGTGCCACCTGACCGGCCACGCCTACCTCGGCCCGGTCTCCGCCGGTGAACGCCCCACCTACGCCCTCCAGGTCCGGACCGAGGCCCGCGCCACCCACCCCCAGTCCCCCTGGCGCATCAGCGGCCCCTGA
- a CDS encoding GlxA family transcriptional regulator has protein sequence MHTVAVLALDQVIPFDLSTPIEVFTRTRVPDGRPGYQVRVCAERPEVDAGVFTLRAPWGLDGLADAGTIIVPGTANPADPPSPAVRHALRAAAARGTRIASICSGTFTLAAAGLLGGLRATTHWAAAGRLAATYPDIEVDPDVLYVDNGQILTSAGAAAGLDLCLHLIRRDHGSAVAADAARLSVMPLEREGGQAQFIVQPLAPMPRGSAFEPLLTWLQESLARELTLADIAAHAGMSPRTLLRRFREQTGTTPLRWLHRARVRQAQHLLESTDHTVERIGAEVGFTSPTAFRDRFKRVTGVSPHAYRRAFR, from the coding sequence ATGCACACTGTCGCCGTGCTGGCGCTCGATCAGGTGATCCCGTTCGATCTGTCCACCCCGATCGAGGTGTTCACCCGCACGAGAGTGCCGGACGGCCGTCCCGGTTATCAGGTGCGCGTCTGCGCCGAGCGTCCGGAGGTGGACGCGGGCGTGTTCACGCTGCGCGCCCCGTGGGGGCTGGACGGCCTCGCGGACGCCGGCACGATCATCGTCCCGGGCACCGCGAACCCGGCGGACCCGCCGTCGCCGGCCGTCCGCCACGCCCTCAGGGCCGCCGCCGCCCGCGGCACCCGTATCGCCTCCATCTGCTCGGGCACCTTCACGCTGGCCGCCGCGGGACTGCTCGGCGGCCTGCGCGCCACCACCCACTGGGCCGCGGCGGGCCGGTTGGCCGCCACGTACCCGGACATCGAGGTGGACCCCGACGTCCTCTACGTCGACAACGGGCAGATCCTCACCTCCGCGGGCGCCGCGGCCGGGCTGGACCTGTGCCTGCACCTGATCCGCCGTGACCACGGCTCGGCCGTGGCGGCCGACGCCGCCCGGCTGTCGGTCATGCCGCTGGAGCGGGAAGGCGGCCAGGCCCAGTTCATCGTCCAGCCCCTCGCGCCCATGCCGCGGGGCTCCGCGTTCGAGCCCCTGCTCACCTGGCTGCAGGAGTCCCTGGCCCGCGAACTGACCCTCGCCGACATCGCCGCCCACGCGGGCATGAGCCCCCGCACGCTGCTGCGCCGCTTCCGCGAGCAGACCGGCACGACCCCGCTTCGCTGGCTGCACCGGGCCCGCGTCCGCCAGGCCCAGCACCTGCTGGAGAGCACCGATCACACGGTCGAACGCATCGGCGCCGAGGTCGGGTTCACCTCGCCCACCGCGTTCCGGGACCGCTTCAAGCGGGTCACGGGCGTGAGCCCGCACGCCTACCGGCGCGCGTTCCGCTGA
- a CDS encoding DUF6010 family protein → MTVVPPILIGLLYAVVTSLIPEPNRRRFNAVMVAGAGAAYLSGGGLGGWEFAFTAAVTYCAYRGLESWTFIGVGWLLHTAWDVVHHLNGNPIIPFAFDSSLGCAICDPVIALWCLAGGPSLMEFARRRATGLRS, encoded by the coding sequence ATGACTGTCGTCCCACCGATATTGATCGGCCTGCTCTACGCCGTGGTGACGTCACTGATTCCCGAGCCGAACCGGCGCCGTTTCAACGCCGTCATGGTGGCGGGAGCCGGAGCCGCGTACCTCAGCGGCGGCGGCCTCGGCGGCTGGGAGTTCGCCTTCACCGCCGCCGTCACCTACTGCGCCTACCGCGGGCTGGAGTCGTGGACGTTCATCGGCGTCGGCTGGCTGCTGCACACCGCCTGGGACGTCGTGCATCACCTCAACGGCAACCCGATCATCCCGTTCGCCTTCGACTCCTCCCTCGGGTGCGCGATCTGCGACCCGGTCATCGCCCTGTGGTGCCTGGCCGGCGGGCCGTCGCTCATGGAGTTCGCCCGCCGCCGGGCGACAGGTCTGCGGAGCTAG
- a CDS encoding alpha/beta fold hydrolase — MRKVTIWSEEFGAGTDAPILLIMGSMSQGILWPDELVGRLTAGGRRVIRYDHRDTGMSGTVDFAAEPYTWDDVKNDVYRVMDAHGLESAHLVGHSAGGLLGQFAAVERPERVRSLTVIASSPLGGGEGEVLVRALTGQPQPEGGLPEPAPEFVAHFRALMAAPPPRDRRALIDGMIAEQRVLHGTGLPFDEDAARRLQERIYDRARDLSAAANHRLAAMAKPDFEPVGALHQVKAPTLVIEGDHEPVKPGHGAVIAERIPGARLMIVPGMGHTLPPEVHEDLAAAILAHTAES; from the coding sequence ATGCGAAAGGTCACCATCTGGAGTGAAGAGTTCGGCGCCGGGACCGACGCGCCGATCTTGTTGATCATGGGTTCGATGTCGCAGGGCATCCTGTGGCCGGACGAGCTCGTCGGCCGCCTGACCGCCGGAGGCCGCCGGGTGATCCGGTATGACCACCGTGACACCGGCATGTCGGGCACCGTCGACTTCGCGGCGGAGCCGTACACCTGGGACGACGTCAAGAACGACGTCTACCGGGTGATGGACGCCCACGGTTTGGAGAGCGCGCACCTGGTCGGCCACTCGGCGGGCGGCCTGCTCGGCCAGTTCGCCGCCGTGGAGCGGCCGGAGCGGGTCCGCTCGTTGACCGTCATCGCCTCCTCGCCGCTCGGCGGCGGCGAGGGCGAGGTGCTCGTGCGGGCGCTGACGGGGCAGCCGCAGCCGGAGGGCGGCCTGCCGGAGCCGGCGCCCGAGTTCGTGGCCCACTTCCGCGCGCTGATGGCCGCCCCGCCGCCGCGGGACCGGCGGGCGCTGATCGACGGCATGATCGCCGAGCAGCGCGTGCTGCACGGCACCGGGCTGCCGTTCGACGAGGACGCGGCGCGGCGCCTGCAGGAACGGATCTACGACCGGGCCCGCGACCTGTCGGCGGCGGCCAACCACCGGCTGGCCGCCATGGCCAAGCCCGACTTCGAGCCCGTGGGCGCGCTGCACCAGGTGAAGGCCCCCACCCTGGTCATCGAGGGCGATCACGAGCCGGTCAAGCCGGGCCACGGCGCGGTCATCGCCGAGCGGATCCCGGGAGCGCGGCTGATGATCGTGCCGGGCATGGGCCACACCCTGCCGCCCGAGGTCCACGAGGACCTGGCCGCCGCCATCCTCGCCCACACGGCCGAGTCGTAG
- a CDS encoding ATP-binding protein: protein MLYGRSAEISALDEAIARARDGHGGAVVLRGEAGTGKTALLDAAAGRGGAMRVLRTTGVESESDLAFAALHQVLWPVTGSLGALPEPQSLAVRAALGLAAGGAGDRFLLGAGVLSLLAEAATPEGLICVVDDFQWVDRASADALLFAARRLGTERVAMLLAVRGDAPVKGVPLTVDVRGLPESAAAELLESRHGGLPARVRRELVTLTGANPLALGEIAARLTPAQLAGRDPLPDPLPGGARLFGDRVAALPATARLVALVAAVEADLDLILRATDRLFAENPSDANAHRAASSGPATDAGSGRDVGSGMEAGAGRVAVAELEESGLAEVSGTRVRFRHPLIRSAVHEAATPADVRRVHAVLAELTGDDRRAWHLAAAALGQDERVAAALVAAAERARDRGGYGTAATALARAAELTPEPRARAVRLKDAAVAAWLGGRPGQAESLLAEARERGGEDATLAMEIAQLRGRFALNSGNAAEALRILAAGDGLDMLADASEAAAYVGDTAAVAELGRRAAAHPEGFLRDAVAGIGLTMDGDDAGPGLLRRALARAGELEDAAGYLWAAAAASALGESDLAAEMATRAGQVARVSGMTGQLPVVLEFVATAERIAGRLARSQAISEEGLALAREAGYENTVAAHLANLAVVAALRGEEEPCERQAREALAIAIPHRVGLRAGVAAYALATLDLCLGRYAAAHDRFTAIAAAGPGAGHPAVAWRAAPDHVEAAVAAGDEAGARAALEAYERWSAHAATPESRALLARCRGLAGSSDDALAEALRLHTNPFEAARTALLLGERLRRAQRPGEARAHLRTAWETFEQAGARPWARRAREELRAAGESGQAPPAAVLDALTPQELRIAGLVADGLSSKQIAAQLFLSPRTVEYHLYKIYPKLGIGSRTDLARLVVLRKAPVT from the coding sequence GTGCTTTACGGAAGGTCTGCGGAGATCAGCGCGCTCGACGAGGCGATCGCGCGGGCTCGCGACGGCCACGGCGGGGCGGTGGTGCTGCGGGGCGAGGCGGGGACGGGCAAGACCGCGCTGCTCGACGCGGCGGCGGGGCGCGGCGGCGCGATGCGGGTCCTGCGGACCACCGGCGTCGAGTCCGAGTCGGACCTCGCGTTCGCGGCGCTGCACCAGGTGCTGTGGCCGGTGACCGGCTCGCTCGGCGCGCTGCCCGAGCCGCAGAGCCTCGCCGTGCGCGCGGCCCTGGGGCTGGCCGCCGGCGGCGCGGGCGACCGGTTCCTGCTGGGCGCCGGGGTGCTCTCACTGCTGGCCGAGGCCGCCACGCCGGAAGGGCTGATCTGCGTGGTGGACGACTTCCAGTGGGTCGACCGCGCCTCGGCCGACGCGCTGCTGTTCGCCGCCAGGCGGCTCGGGACGGAACGCGTCGCGATGCTGCTCGCCGTGCGCGGGGACGCTCCCGTGAAGGGCGTGCCGCTGACGGTGGACGTGCGCGGCCTGCCCGAGTCCGCCGCGGCCGAGCTGCTGGAGTCCCGCCACGGCGGGCTGCCCGCCCGGGTGAGACGGGAGCTCGTCACGCTGACCGGCGCCAACCCGCTCGCCCTGGGCGAGATCGCCGCCCGCCTGACGCCCGCGCAGCTCGCCGGACGCGACCCGCTGCCCGACCCGCTGCCCGGCGGCGCCCGGCTCTTCGGCGACCGGGTGGCCGCGTTGCCGGCCACCGCCCGGCTGGTCGCCCTGGTCGCCGCCGTCGAGGCCGACCTCGACCTGATCCTTCGCGCCACCGACCGGCTGTTCGCCGAGAACCCTTCTGACGCGAACGCGCACCGGGCGGCCTCATCCGGGCCCGCGACGGACGCGGGATCCGGGAGGGACGTGGGATCCGGGATGGAGGCCGGGGCGGGGCGGGTGGCGGTGGCCGAGTTGGAGGAGTCCGGGCTGGCCGAGGTGTCCGGCACGCGCGTGCGCTTCCGCCATCCGCTCATCCGATCCGCGGTCCACGAGGCGGCCACCCCCGCCGACGTCCGCCGCGTGCACGCCGTCCTGGCGGAGCTGACCGGGGACGACCGTCGCGCCTGGCACCTGGCCGCGGCCGCCCTGGGCCAGGACGAGCGGGTCGCCGCCGCGCTGGTGGCCGCCGCGGAACGGGCGCGCGACCGCGGCGGGTACGGCACCGCCGCCACGGCCCTGGCCAGGGCCGCCGAGCTGACCCCCGAGCCGCGCGCCCGCGCCGTCCGGCTGAAGGACGCCGCGGTCGCGGCCTGGCTCGGCGGCCGGCCGGGACAGGCGGAGTCGCTGCTGGCCGAGGCGCGCGAGCGGGGCGGCGAGGACGCCACCCTCGCCATGGAGATCGCTCAGCTCCGGGGCCGGTTCGCGCTGAACTCGGGCAACGCCGCCGAGGCCCTGCGGATCCTGGCGGCGGGCGACGGCCTGGACATGCTGGCCGACGCCTCGGAGGCGGCCGCGTACGTCGGCGACACCGCCGCCGTCGCCGAGCTCGGCCGGAGGGCGGCGGCGCACCCCGAGGGGTTCCTGCGCGACGCGGTGGCCGGGATCGGCCTGACGATGGACGGCGACGACGCCGGGCCTGGCCTGCTGCGGCGGGCACTGGCGCGGGCCGGCGAGCTGGAGGACGCGGCGGGGTACCTGTGGGCGGCGGCCGCGGCCAGCGCTCTCGGCGAGTCGGATCTGGCCGCCGAGATGGCCACCCGGGCCGGACAGGTGGCCAGGGTGTCGGGGATGACCGGGCAACTGCCGGTCGTGCTGGAGTTCGTGGCGACCGCCGAGCGCATCGCCGGTCGGTTGGCCCGCAGCCAGGCCATCTCCGAGGAGGGCCTGGCGCTGGCCCGGGAGGCCGGGTACGAGAACACGGTGGCCGCGCACCTGGCCAACCTGGCGGTGGTGGCGGCGCTGCGCGGCGAGGAGGAGCCCTGCGAGCGGCAGGCCCGCGAGGCGCTGGCCATCGCCATCCCGCACCGGGTGGGATTGCGCGCGGGTGTGGCCGCGTACGCGCTGGCGACGCTCGACCTGTGCCTGGGCCGTTACGCGGCGGCGCACGACCGCTTCACGGCCATCGCCGCGGCCGGACCGGGCGCCGGGCACCCGGCCGTGGCGTGGCGGGCCGCGCCGGACCACGTCGAGGCCGCCGTGGCCGCGGGCGACGAGGCGGGCGCGCGGGCGGCGCTGGAGGCGTACGAACGGTGGTCGGCGCACGCCGCGACGCCCGAGTCCCGCGCGCTGCTGGCCCGCTGCCGCGGCCTGGCCGGCTCCTCCGACGACGCGCTCGCCGAGGCGTTGCGGCTGCACACCAACCCGTTCGAGGCGGCCAGGACGGCCCTGCTGCTGGGGGAGCGCCTGCGTCGCGCGCAACGGCCCGGCGAGGCGCGAGCCCATCTGCGCACGGCCTGGGAGACGTTCGAGCAGGCGGGCGCCCGGCCGTGGGCGCGGCGCGCGCGGGAGGAACTGCGGGCGGCGGGCGAGAGCGGGCAGGCCCCGCCCGCGGCCGTGCTCGACGCGCTGACCCCGCAGGAACTGCGCATCGCGGGCCTGGTCGCCGACGGATTGTCCAGCAAGCAGATCGCCGCCCAGCTCTTCCTGAGCCCGCGCACGGTCGAGTACCACCTGTACAAGATCTATCCGAAGCTGGGCATCGGCTCCCGTACGGACCTGGCGCGGCTGGTAGTTCTACGGAAGGCGCCCGTGACCTGA
- a CDS encoding RICIN domain-containing protein — MSATPAAATGGALIVPQVHCVGDGTSGHRVKLIYAYEPGSDRFAEKEPLIRQAAWVTQENVNDSARRDGAERWIRFETTGSTGCDLDIDSVQVPAGSANGQWKEALENLGYTDTDHIYIAYFENSTGCGGTLGDGPIADDATAGTGNRHNQYATWVTLSPGCSTGHEMTHELAHALGGVLPGAPNRSGGAHCSDSNETLCQGGATVVCADPLAVRLMDCGKDDYFGVTPVGTYLTNNWNAANHSLYLEHGSSVPAMTTIPPLAPQLFTGVDVEGTEIVFTYEPSTTVYGSGVTREVQVLRNGTVVATVPIWQRSVRVTGLPSNSSAGYTVRERITYGGVTRTSAESDSLIVLTGTSGVPAGTVADGITTVFTNDVVDSSGPNMAMDLYSFSTADNASIVEWPQNSLNNQRWRLDTAGGSAYTIKSAHSGKCLTPLGGSGTAGTAVVQVTCSGATAQKWTFPSISGLTYQIKAGVGTNQCVQANGGGTGAGTTLVLATCNSSAPTQRWTSNQVG, encoded by the coding sequence GTGTCCGCGACGCCCGCCGCCGCCACCGGCGGGGCCCTCATCGTTCCGCAGGTCCACTGCGTGGGCGACGGCACCAGCGGCCACCGGGTCAAGCTGATCTACGCCTACGAGCCGGGCTCCGACCGGTTCGCCGAGAAGGAGCCGCTGATCCGGCAGGCCGCGTGGGTCACCCAGGAGAACGTGAACGACAGCGCCCGCCGGGACGGCGCCGAGCGCTGGATCCGCTTCGAGACCACCGGATCCACCGGCTGCGACCTGGACATCGACTCCGTCCAGGTCCCCGCGGGCTCGGCGAACGGCCAGTGGAAGGAGGCGCTGGAGAACCTCGGCTACACCGACACCGACCACATCTACATCGCCTACTTCGAGAACAGCACCGGCTGCGGGGGAACGCTGGGCGACGGCCCGATCGCCGACGACGCCACCGCCGGGACCGGCAACCGCCACAATCAGTACGCCACCTGGGTCACGCTCTCCCCGGGGTGTTCCACGGGGCACGAGATGACCCATGAGCTCGCGCACGCGCTGGGCGGCGTCCTGCCGGGTGCGCCCAACCGCAGCGGGGGCGCTCACTGCAGCGACTCCAACGAGACGCTCTGCCAGGGCGGCGCCACGGTGGTCTGCGCCGACCCGCTGGCCGTCCGCCTCATGGACTGCGGCAAGGACGACTACTTCGGCGTCACCCCGGTCGGCACCTACCTGACCAACAACTGGAACGCCGCCAACCACAGCCTCTACCTGGAGCACGGGTCCTCGGTCCCGGCCATGACGACGATCCCGCCGCTGGCGCCCCAACTGTTCACCGGCGTGGACGTGGAAGGCACCGAGATCGTGTTCACCTACGAGCCGAGCACCACGGTGTACGGCTCGGGCGTCACCCGCGAGGTCCAGGTGCTGCGGAACGGCACGGTCGTGGCCACGGTCCCGATCTGGCAGCGCTCGGTCCGGGTGACGGGCCTGCCGTCCAACTCCAGCGCCGGATACACCGTCCGGGAGCGGATCACCTACGGCGGGGTCACCCGCACCTCGGCCGAGTCCGATTCGCTGATCGTCCTGACCGGGACGAGCGGCGTGCCCGCCGGCACCGTCGCGGACGGGATCACCACGGTCTTCACCAACGACGTCGTGGACTCCTCAGGGCCGAACATGGCCATGGACCTGTACTCCTTCAGCACCGCCGACAACGCCTCCATCGTGGAATGGCCGCAGAACAGCCTCAACAACCAGCGGTGGCGGCTGGACACGGCCGGCGGCTCGGCGTACACGATCAAGAGCGCGCACAGCGGCAAGTGCCTGACCCCGCTCGGCGGCAGCGGTACCGCGGGGACCGCCGTGGTCCAGGTCACCTGTAGCGGCGCCACCGCGCAGAAGTGGACGTTCCCCTCGATCTCCGGACTGACCTACCAGATCAAGGCGGGCGTCGGCACCAACCAGTGCGTCCAGGCGAACGGCGGCGGCACCGGAGCCGGCACCACCCTGGTCCTCGCCACCTGCAACTCCTCGGCGCCGACCCAGCGCTGGACCAGCAACCAGGTCGGCTGA
- a CDS encoding ribokinase translates to MRDTLTVVGSVNVDLVARVPELPAPGVTVGGGVLSRHPGGKGANQAVAAARLGGTVRFVGAVGADDEGRDLLGRMAAVGVDVSKVRTVADPTGTALIMVEESGENQIAVCPGANARVDLTEMEFGPGEAVLTQLEIDMRVVLDLAERARGFFALNASPATTLPEELLARADLVIVNRSEYEAMPSLRRGRLVAVTFGARGAALLDHGAEVARAASPRVSAVNSVGAGDAFTAALVLALRRGLPHDRALAAACAVGAAAVQDPSSQPPLKPLDDYVRDRPGPC, encoded by the coding sequence ATGCGCGACACGCTGACCGTCGTGGGAAGTGTCAACGTCGACCTGGTCGCCCGGGTGCCGGAGCTGCCCGCGCCGGGCGTCACCGTGGGCGGCGGCGTGCTGTCGCGGCACCCGGGCGGCAAGGGCGCGAACCAGGCCGTGGCGGCGGCCCGGCTCGGGGGGACGGTCCGGTTCGTCGGCGCCGTGGGCGCCGACGACGAGGGCCGGGACCTGCTCGGGCGGATGGCCGCCGTCGGGGTGGACGTCTCGAAGGTCCGGACCGTCGCCGACCCCACCGGGACCGCGCTGATCATGGTGGAGGAGTCGGGCGAGAACCAGATCGCGGTCTGCCCGGGCGCGAACGCGCGCGTCGATCTCACGGAGATGGAGTTCGGCCCCGGCGAGGCCGTCCTCACCCAGCTGGAGATCGACATGCGCGTCGTGCTCGACCTCGCGGAGAGGGCGCGGGGTTTCTTCGCGCTCAACGCCTCGCCCGCGACGACCCTGCCGGAGGAACTGCTGGCGCGCGCGGACCTGGTCATCGTCAACCGGTCGGAGTACGAGGCGATGCCGTCGCTGCGGAGGGGACGGCTCGTGGCCGTCACCTTCGGCGCCCGCGGCGCGGCGCTGCTCGACCACGGCGCCGAGGTGGCCCGGGCCGCGTCCCCGCGGGTGAGCGCGGTGAACAGCGTCGGCGCGGGCGACGCGTTCACCGCCGCCCTGGTCCTGGCCCTCCGCCGCGGCCTGCCGCACGACCGGGCGCTCGCGGCGGCCTGCGCCGTGGGCGCGGCCGCCGTCCAGGACCCGTCCTCCCAGCCTCCGCTGAAGCCGTTGGACGACTACGTCCGCGACCGGCCCGGTCCCTGCTGA
- a CDS encoding nucleoside hydrolase, with protein MTPSARPTPVYLDCDTGVDDALALALLLASPEADLVGVGTVSGNTGAEQAAANTLALLALAGRAGVPVAVGAGNASVPVPHIHGANGLGDVLLPAPGESPAAESAAELLIGLSHAHAGRLHVVAVGPLTNLARALELDDTLPERVASVTVMGGAARSPGNITAVAEANIGNDPEAARRVFAAPWDITLVPLDVTLVNRLTEDDRRRLEESGRPVARTLGLILNRYFDFYVSVYGLRCAALHDPLAAALAIGCVEPLVAPRVSVTIDDTHGPGRGQTICDLRGQWRDYPEQPGVRSRVVLSTTQPLAPILMERLLAL; from the coding sequence GTGACGCCCTCGGCGCGGCCGACGCCCGTCTACCTCGACTGCGACACCGGCGTCGACGACGCGCTCGCGCTCGCCCTGCTGCTGGCCAGCCCCGAAGCGGACCTGGTGGGGGTCGGCACGGTGAGCGGGAACACCGGCGCCGAGCAGGCCGCCGCCAACACCCTCGCCCTGCTGGCCCTGGCCGGGCGGGCCGGGGTTCCCGTGGCGGTCGGCGCCGGCAACGCCAGCGTCCCCGTGCCGCACATCCACGGCGCGAACGGGCTCGGCGACGTCCTGCTGCCCGCCCCGGGGGAGAGCCCGGCGGCGGAGAGCGCGGCCGAACTGCTGATCGGGCTCTCCCACGCCCACGCCGGCCGGCTCCACGTCGTGGCGGTCGGCCCGCTCACCAACCTGGCCAGGGCCCTCGAGCTGGACGACACGTTGCCCGAGCGGGTCGCGAGCGTGACCGTCATGGGCGGCGCGGCGCGCAGCCCGGGCAACATCACGGCGGTGGCCGAGGCGAACATCGGCAACGACCCCGAGGCCGCCCGGCGCGTGTTCGCCGCGCCGTGGGACATCACGCTCGTCCCCTTGGACGTCACGCTGGTCAACCGGCTCACCGAGGACGACCGGCGGCGGCTGGAGGAGTCCGGGCGGCCCGTCGCCCGGACGCTGGGCCTGATCCTGAACCGCTACTTCGACTTCTACGTGTCGGTTTACGGCCTGCGCTGCGCCGCCCTGCACGACCCGCTGGCGGCGGCCCTGGCGATCGGCTGCGTCGAGCCGCTGGTCGCGCCGCGCGTGTCCGTCACCATCGACGACACGCACGGGCCGGGGCGCGGGCAGACGATCTGCGACCTGCGCGGCCAGTGGCGGGACTACCCGGAGCAGCCGGGCGTCCGCAGCCGCGTGGTCCTGTCGACGACGCAGCCCCTGGCCCCGATCCTGATGGAACGACTGCTCGCCCTGTAG